The Pseudomonas sp. B21-023 genomic interval CAAGCAAGGCCTGCAACTGGCTGTACCTCACTGGCCCCAGCCCCAGTTCGCCAAGAAACGCCTGTCGATCAGCCTCGAGCACCTGACGCAAGCCGCCGAATTTCAGCAAGAGCCCGCGCGCCAGCTCCAGCACGTTGCGCCCTTTCACGCCGGAGCCGAGAAATACTGCCAGCAGTTCTGCATCGGAAAGGCTGCCAGACCCGCGCTGCAATAACTTCTCCCTCGGCCGTTCTTCAGCCGGCCACTCCCTGATGTTCATTTCCCCTCCTCGCCTGCCACTACGGCCCCTTTGGGCGCTGTGTTAATCTAGTTCGCTTCGAAAATGCGACGATCTGCCGCAGGTAGCTGTCGTCGCCACCCGCTTTCACTGGAATAAGGCAAGGCCTATGCAGCGGTTGTATCGCAAGCGCATCGTTCTCGGCGTGGGTGGCGGCATCGCCGCCTACAAGAGCGCCGAGCTGATTCGCCGACTCCTGGAACACGGCGCGCAGGTGCGCGTGGTCATGACCCGTGGTGGCGCCGAGTTCATCACCCCGCTCACGCTGCAGGCGCTGTCCGGCCACCCGGTCCATCTGGACCTGCTCGACCCCGCGGCCGAAGCGGCCATGGGCCATATCGAGCTGGCCAAATGGGCCGACCTGGTGCTGATCGCCCCGGCCACTGCCGACCTGATGGCGCGCATGGCCCAGGGCATGGCCGACGACCTGCTGACCACCCTGGTACTGGCTACCGACGCCACCGTCGCCGTCGCCCCGGCGATGAACCAGGCCATGTGGCGCGACCCGGCGACCCAGGCCAACCTCGAGCTGCTGAAAAGCCGCGGCATCCAGGTATTCGGCCCGGCTTCCGGCAGCCAGGCCTGTGGCGACGTGGGCCTGGGCCGCATGCTCGAAGCCACCGACCTGGCCTGGTGCGCCGCCGAAAGCTTCAAACGCCAGGCCCTGACCGGCAAGCACGTGCTGATCACCGCCGGTCCTACGCAAGAGAACATCGACCCGGTGCGTTACATCACCAACCATAGTTCAGGGAAGATGGGCTTCGCCCTGGCCGAGGCTGCTGCCGAAGCCGGGGCCCGGGTGACCCTCGTCACCGGACCTGTGCACCTGCAGACCCCCGACCGGGTCAGCCGTATCGACGTGGTGAGCGCGCGGGACATGCTCGCGGCCTGCGAAGCTGCCATGCCTTGCGACCTGTTCATCGCCTCGGCTGCGGTCGCGGACTACCGCCCTGAGGTCGTCGCCTCACAGAAGCTTAAGAAAGATCCCACTACCGGCGACGGCATGCTGCTGCAGATGGTGCGCAATCCCGATATCCTTGCGACCATTGCCGGCCGCGCCGATCGCCCGTTCAGCGTCGGTTTCGCCGCCGAGACCGAGCACCTGCTCGACTACGCCACGCGCAAGCTCAAGGACAAGAACCTCGACCTGATCGTCGCCAATGATGTGGCCAACCCCAGCATCGGCTTCAACAGCGAGGAAAACGCCCTGACCGTGATAGACCGGCAGCAGCATCAAACCCTCTTCGCGCAGACCAGCAAAGGCAAGATTGCCCGTCAGCTGGTCGCCTTCATCGCCGAACGGCTCAACCAGGTTCAATAAGTTACATGCACGCTCTTCAAGCCAAGATCCTCGACCCTCGCCTGGGCACCGAATTCCCCCTGCCGCAGTACGCCACTCCAGGCTCGGCAGGCCTCGACCTGCGCGCCCTGCTCAAAGAAGACACCGTCCTCGAGCCAGGCCAGACCCTGCTGATCCCCACCGGCCTGTCGGTGTACATCGGCGACCCGGGCCTGGCGGCCATGATCCTGCCGCGCTCAGGCCTGGGCCATAAGCACGGCATCGTACTGGGCAACCTGGTCGGCCTGATCGACTCCGACTACCAGGGCGAGCTGATGGTGTCCTGCTGGAACCGCGGCAGCACGCCGTTCACCATCACCGTCGGCGAGCGCATCGCGCAGCTGATCCTGGTGCCGGTGGTGCAGGCGCACTTCGATATCGTCGAGCAGTTCGACGAAACCCAGCGTGGCGCCGGCGGCTTCGGCCATTCGGGCACCCGCTGAGCCGACGACAGACCGTTCGGGCCATGGATGGCGAACTCTGCGGCGAAACCACCGTCCAAGCGTTCAGTTTGTGCCTGCCCAGAAGCCTTTGAATACTTGGAGTCCCCAGAGATGAACGACATGGCCCAGCTGGTCCCCGCACTGCCCGACAGTATCTTCCGCGCCTATGACATCCGTGGCGTGGTCGGCAAGACCCTGCATGCCGAGACCGCTTACTGGATCGGCCGCGCCATTGGCGCCCAGACCCTCGCCCAGGGCGAACCGCAGATCTCGGTCGGCCGCGACGGTCGCCTGTCCGGCCCGATGCTGGTCGAGCAACTGATCAAGGGCCTGGTCGAGGCCGGTTGCCAGGTCAGCGACGTCGGCCTGGTGCCGACCCCGGCGCTGTACTACGCCGCCAATGTGCTGGCCGGCAAGTCGGGCGTGATGCTCACCGGCAGCCACAACCCGTCGGACTACAACGGTTTCAAGATCGTCATCGCCGGCGACACCCTGGCCAATGAACAGATCCAGGCCCTGCTGACCCGCCTGAAGACCAATGACCTGACCCGTGGCGATGGCCGCGTGGAAAAGGTCGAGATCCTTGAGCGCTACTTCCAGCAGATCGTCGCCGATGTGAAACTGGCCAAGCGCCTGAAGGTGGTTGTCGACTGCGGCAACGGCGCGGCCGGCGTGGTCGCTCCGCAACTGATCGAAGCGTTGAACTGTGAGGTGATCCCACTGTTCTGCGAAGTCGACGGCAACTTCCCCAACCACCACCCGGATCCGGGCAAGCCCGAGAACCTGGAGGACCTGATCGCCAAGGTGAAAGAGACCGGCGCCGATATCGGCCTGGCCTTCGATGGCGACGGTGACCGCGTGGGTGTGGTGACCAACACCGGCAGCATCGTCTACCCCGACCGCCTGCTGATGCTGTTCGCCCAGGACGTGCTGTCGCGCAACCCGGGCGCCGAGATCATCTTCGACGTCAAATGCACGCGCCGCCTGACCCCGCTGATCGAACAGCACGGTGGCCGCGCGCTGATGTGGAAGACCGGCCACTCGCTGATCAAGAAGAAGATGAAACAGACCGGCTCGCTGCTGGCCGGCGAGATGAGCGGGCACATCTTCATCAAGGAGCGCTGGTACGGTTTCGACGACGGCATCTACAGCGCCGCGCGCCTGCTGGAGATCCTCAGCAAGGCCGGGCAGGACGCCGAAAGCCTGTTCGCCGCATTCCCCAATGATATTTCCACGCCGGAAATCAACATTGATGTGACCGACGAGGGTAAATTCAGCATCATTGATGCACTGCAACGCGACGCCGACTGGGGCGAAGCCAGCCTGACCACCATCGACGGTGTGCGGGTCGACTACCCCAACGGCTGGGGCCTGGTTCGCGCCTCCAACACCACACCGGTGCTGGTGCTGCGCTTCGAGGCCGACAGCGCCGCAGAACTCGACCGAATCAAGGCTGTATTCCGCACGCAGCTGCTGCGGGTCCAACCAGGCCTGCAACTGCCGTTCTGACGACTATCCGTTCCTTACCTGGAGCCCTGCATGACCCTCGATCGCGATGCCGCTTCCCATGTAGCCGAGGTTTTGTCCGAAGCACTGCCTTACATCCGCCGCTTCGTCGGCAAGACCCTGGTGATCAAGTACGGCGGCAACGCGATGGAGAGCGAGGAGCTCAAGACCGGCTTCGCCCGTGACATCGTGCTGATGAAGGCCGTGGGCATCAACCCGGTGGTGGTGCACGGTGGCGGCCCGCAGATCGGCGACCTGCTCAAGCGCCTGTCGATAGACAGCCACTTCATCGATGGCATGCGCGTGACCGACGCGGCGACCATGGACGTGGTGGAGATGGTCCTGGGCGGCCAGGTGAACAAGGACATCGTCAACCTGATCAACCGCCACGGCGGCAGCGCCATCGGCCTGACCGGCAAGGATGCTGAGCTGATCCGCGCCAAGAAGCTCACCGTCACCCGCCAGACGCCGGAGATGACCACCCCGGAAATCATCGACATCGGCCATGTCGGCGAGGTCGTCAGCGTCAACACCGACTTGCTGAACATGCTGGTCAAGGGTGACTTCATCCCGGTGATCGCGCCGATCGGCGTGGGCGCCAACGGCGAGTCGTACAACATCAATGCCGACCTCGTGGCCGGCAAGGTGGCCGAGGCGCTGAAGGCCGAGAAGCTGATGCTGCTGACCAACATCGCCGGCCTGATGGACAAGCAGGGCGAGGTCCTCACGGGGCTGAGTACCGAGCAGGTCAACGAACTGATCGCCGATGGCACCATCTACGGCGGCATGCTGCCGAAGATCAAGTGCGCACTGGATGCCGTCCAGGGTGGCGTGAACAGCTCGCACATCATCGACGGTCGCGTGCCGAATGCCGTGCTGCTGGAGATCTTCACCGACAGCGGCGTGGGCACGCTGATCAGCAACCGCAA includes:
- the dut gene encoding dUTP diphosphatase, yielding MHALQAKILDPRLGTEFPLPQYATPGSAGLDLRALLKEDTVLEPGQTLLIPTGLSVYIGDPGLAAMILPRSGLGHKHGIVLGNLVGLIDSDYQGELMVSCWNRGSTPFTITVGERIAQLILVPVVQAHFDIVEQFDETQRGAGGFGHSGTR
- the argB gene encoding acetylglutamate kinase, which encodes MTLDRDAASHVAEVLSEALPYIRRFVGKTLVIKYGGNAMESEELKTGFARDIVLMKAVGINPVVVHGGGPQIGDLLKRLSIDSHFIDGMRVTDAATMDVVEMVLGGQVNKDIVNLINRHGGSAIGLTGKDAELIRAKKLTVTRQTPEMTTPEIIDIGHVGEVVSVNTDLLNMLVKGDFIPVIAPIGVGANGESYNINADLVAGKVAEALKAEKLMLLTNIAGLMDKQGEVLTGLSTEQVNELIADGTIYGGMLPKIKCALDAVQGGVNSSHIIDGRVPNAVLLEIFTDSGVGTLISNRKPR
- the coaBC gene encoding bifunctional phosphopantothenoylcysteine decarboxylase/phosphopantothenate--cysteine ligase CoaBC; the encoded protein is MQRLYRKRIVLGVGGGIAAYKSAELIRRLLEHGAQVRVVMTRGGAEFITPLTLQALSGHPVHLDLLDPAAEAAMGHIELAKWADLVLIAPATADLMARMAQGMADDLLTTLVLATDATVAVAPAMNQAMWRDPATQANLELLKSRGIQVFGPASGSQACGDVGLGRMLEATDLAWCAAESFKRQALTGKHVLITAGPTQENIDPVRYITNHSSGKMGFALAEAAAEAGARVTLVTGPVHLQTPDRVSRIDVVSARDMLAACEAAMPCDLFIASAAVADYRPEVVASQKLKKDPTTGDGMLLQMVRNPDILATIAGRADRPFSVGFAAETEHLLDYATRKLKDKNLDLIVANDVANPSIGFNSEENALTVIDRQQHQTLFAQTSKGKIARQLVAFIAERLNQVQ